From the Actinopolymorpha singaporensis genome, the window CGTCACCAACGACATCACCGAGGAGGGCGTCACCAAGGCGCTGGCCGAGGGTCCGTACGGCCGGTGCGTGTGGGCCTGCGACAACGACGTGGTCGACCACCAGGTCGTCTCGATGGAGTTCGCGGGCGGGGCCACCGGCACCTTCACGATGACCGGGTTCGCGGAGAAGGGCCACCGGCGTACGCAGATCTTCGGTACGCAGGGCACCGTCGACTGCGACGGCGAACACGTGACGGTCTTCGACTTCCTCACCGACCGGACCGAGGTGCTGTCCGTGCCGCCGACCGGACACGACGCGGGCTCGGGCCACGGCGGCGGCGACGCCGGCCTGATGGACTCCTTCACCGCCGCGCTGGCGGCGGGTGATCCGTCGCTGATCAGGTCGGGTGGGCTGGAGTCGCTGGAGACCCACCTCGCGGTCTTCGCCGCCGAACGCGCCCGGCACGCGGGCTCGGTCGAGCCGGTCGACGTCCCTGCCGCCCGCGGCTGACGTTCTCCTTCTCTCACCGGCCCAGGGCTGGTCCTGGCGGAGCCTCGACCAGCCCTGCGGCGGCTACTACAGTCCGGCGGCATGAAGCCTGCTGATCTTGGCCTGGTGCGTACTCCCGGCCCGCCTACTCTCTCCCCGGACGGGCGCACCGCCGTCGTGGCCGTCACCCGGCTCGACCTCGAAGCCGACGCCTACCGCGCCCAGCTGTGGACCGTGCCGACCGACGGCGCCGAGCCCGCCCGGCCGCTCACCCACGGCTGGAGCGACCAGGCGCCGTCCTTCTCCCCCGACGGGCGGTGGCTGGCGTTCCTGCGCGCGGCCGGGAAGAGCGGCAAGGAAGCGAGGCCGCAGCTGTACGTCATGCCCACCGACGGCGGCGACGCGCGGCCGGTGACCACGGTCGAGCACCACCCGCTCGGCGCCGGCGCACCGGTCTGGAGCCCGGACTCGACCCGGATCGCCTACGTCGCGAGGGTTCCCGACGAGGGCCGCTACGGCACCCGGGAGGACGTCGCGCCCGAGCAGGAGCCGCCGCGCCGGATCACCAGCCTGCGGTACCGCCTGGACGGCGTGGGCTTCGTCCTCGACCGGCGGCCGCAGGTCTTCGTCGTCGACCCGTTCCACGACGGGCCGGCACCGGTGCAGGTGACCTCGGGCGACTTCGACCACGCCGACGTCGCGTGGAGCCCCGACTCCAGCCTGCTGGCGTTCACCAGTGCGCGCCACGACGGCCGGGACCGCGACCTGCGTGGCGACGTGTTCGTGTGTACGCCGGACGGCAAGGACCCGCGCCAGCTCACCGACACCACGCTCAGCGTGAGCCAGCCGGCGTTCGGGCCGGACGGTCGTACGGTGTACTTCCTCGGCAGCGAGGTCGGCCCGAGCGGGCTGGACTTCGTGGCCCGCCACACCGGGCTGTACGCGGTGCCCGCCGACGCGGCCGAGGGCACCCCGACCCGGCTCACCCCGGGCGAGACCCACCACCACGGCGACAGCACCGGGCGTACGGTCGTCACCGCGGACGGCGTGCTGTTCGGCAACGAGAACCGCGGCGCCGTGGATCTGTTGCTGGTCCCGTTCGACGGCGGTGAGCCCCGCCTGGTGTTGGGCGGGCAGCGGCAGGCCGTCGGCTTCGACGCGGCTGCCGGAGTGGTGGTGGCCAGCGTCACCACGGGCGACAGCGCCGGTGAGCTCGTCGCCGTCAGCGACGGGACCGAGCGTGCCCTCACCGCCTTCGGATCGGAGCTGGCGCGAACCGGGCGGGTGCGCGTCCCGGAGGAGCTCGACGCCACCGCACCGGACGGCTACCCCGTGCACGGTTGGCTCGTCCGGCCCGAGGGGCCCGGCCCGCACCCGGTCCTGCTGCTGATCCACGGCGGTCCGTTCGCGCAGTACGGCTGGACGCTGCTGGACGAGGCGCAGGTCTACGCCGGAGCGGGCTACGCGGTGGTGATGGGCAACCCACGCGGCTCCTCCGGCTACGGCCAGGCACACGGCGCCGCCATCCGGTACGACGTCGGCGAGCGTTCCGCGGCCGACCTGCACGCGCTCCTGGACCATGCCCTGGCCACCCGACCGGACCTCGACGCGGACCGGATCGGTGTGATGGGCGGGTCGCACGGCGGCTTCATGACCACCTGGCTGGCCGGGCACTCCGACAGGTTCCGGGCGGCGATCAGCGAACGCGCGGTCAACGCGCCGGACAGCTTCACCGGCTCCAGCGACATCGGGTGGTACTTCGCCGAGCAGTACTACGGCGACGCCGACCTACGTGCCCGGCGGTCCCCGCTGGCCGCCGCCGACGACATCTCGATCCCGATGCTGATCATCCACTCCGAGCACGACTGGCGGTGCCCGGTCGAACAGGCACAGCGACTGTTCGTGGCACTGAAGCTGCGGGGCGTGGAGACCGAGTTGCTCCTCTTCCCCGGCGAGGGACACGAGCTGTCCCGGTCGGGCCTGCCCAGCCACCGGATAGCCCGCTTCGACGCCATCCTCGACTGGTGGGAACGCCACCTGCGGACCAGTTGATCCCCCGGGCGGTCGGCGGTCAGGAGCGAAGGACGCGTCGCTGCGGATCGGACCATTCCGGGGGTGTGTATTCGGGGTGGCCGTGGGTGCCCATGCGGACTTGCCAGCCTTTGTGGTGGATGGTGGTGTGGTGGTGGCGGCACAGGAGTACGCCGTTGGCGAGGTCTGTCGGGCCGCCGTGGTCCCAGGCGGTCATGTGGTGGGTGATGCAGCGTGGTTCGGGGATCTGGCAGCCGGGGAAGTTGCAGTGGTGTCCGTCGCGGATGGCCAGTGCACGGCGTTGTTGTTCTTTGAAGAACCGGTCGGAGCGGCCGAGGTCGAGGACTTGCCCGTCGCCTGCGAGGACGGCGGGGATGAGGTCGGCCTCGCAGGCGAGCCTGCGCACGGTGGCGGCGGAGATGGGTTTGCCGTCGGTGCCGAGGTAGCGGGCTGACCCGCCACCTCCACACGTCGGGCACCCGTCATGCGGGTCGACGGCAGCCCCCGGGCCGAGGTCAGCCTTCGACGCCGCCTCACCCTTCTCGGGTTCAGCTGATCGCCGTTTCTCCTTACCTACTTGACCGTTCGGCTGCGGCCTCTCCTTCGGCTCGCCGGTATCGGCGGGCTTCTCGTTGCTCTGTTTGGCGTACTTGGGGTCTGTGCAGGGGCAGGTGCACGGCCTGGGACGCACAACAGTGGCGGTGTCGTCGACCGTCCCCGCACCCGTGCCCTTCAGGAGGGTGTCGAGTGGGATGGTGACCGCGACCTGTGGTGGTCTGCCGCCACGGACGGGTGCTTTCGCAGCAGCGGCGAGCATGCCGATGAGTTCGGCGAATGCGTCGCCGCGGCGCTGGTCGATCGGCCGCCTGTCTGGGTCTGCTCCTTTGACGGGTTCGGCGAGGGGTTCGATGAGTTTGCGGAGCAGTTCCATCTCCCACACCGGCAACGTGATGTGCACCGACTCCGACTGCGGAACCCCGTTCGGGGAGTAGCGCAGGGACCGTTTCTGCTCGGCTCTGCGGTCCTTCCTGGCCAGTTCCTCGCCCAGCTGCCGGTAGTACTCCTCCGGCG encodes:
- a CDS encoding alpha/beta hydrolase family protein codes for the protein MKPADLGLVRTPGPPTLSPDGRTAVVAVTRLDLEADAYRAQLWTVPTDGAEPARPLTHGWSDQAPSFSPDGRWLAFLRAAGKSGKEARPQLYVMPTDGGDARPVTTVEHHPLGAGAPVWSPDSTRIAYVARVPDEGRYGTREDVAPEQEPPRRITSLRYRLDGVGFVLDRRPQVFVVDPFHDGPAPVQVTSGDFDHADVAWSPDSSLLAFTSARHDGRDRDLRGDVFVCTPDGKDPRQLTDTTLSVSQPAFGPDGRTVYFLGSEVGPSGLDFVARHTGLYAVPADAAEGTPTRLTPGETHHHGDSTGRTVVTADGVLFGNENRGAVDLLLVPFDGGEPRLVLGGQRQAVGFDAAAGVVVASVTTGDSAGELVAVSDGTERALTAFGSELARTGRVRVPEELDATAPDGYPVHGWLVRPEGPGPHPVLLLIHGGPFAQYGWTLLDEAQVYAGAGYAVVMGNPRGSSGYGQAHGAAIRYDVGERSAADLHALLDHALATRPDLDADRIGVMGGSHGGFMTTWLAGHSDRFRAAISERAVNAPDSFTGSSDIGWYFAEQYYGDADLRARRSPLAAADDISIPMLIIHSEHDWRCPVEQAQRLFVALKLRGVETELLLFPGEGHELSRSGLPSHRIARFDAILDWWERHLRTS
- a CDS encoding HNH endonuclease signature motif containing protein, whose protein sequence is MSSSFQVSSGDGGGGRPPHPLLDALGMVTAGNDVVLSTSVVSLTAEQAGQALEVLGREIARLQAAQLKVVRQAEACDVGKITGAPNATVYLRTALRMSRHESSAVVGLARDLDIAVPSTGEALARGAVSVRQAQVIADAVKKLPDYVGPEERVEAEGFLIGKACFHNPEELRVLGTKLLERVAPEEYYRQLGEELARKDRRAEQKRSLRYSPNGVPQSESVHITLPVWEMELLRKLIEPLAEPVKGADPDRRPIDQRRGDAFAELIGMLAAAAKAPVRGGRPPQVAVTIPLDTLLKGTGAGTVDDTATVVRPRPCTCPCTDPKYAKQSNEKPADTGEPKERPQPNGQVGKEKRRSAEPEKGEAASKADLGPGAAVDPHDGCPTCGGGGSARYLGTDGKPISAATVRRLACEADLIPAVLAGDGQVLDLGRSDRFFKEQQRRALAIRDGHHCNFPGCQIPEPRCITHHMTAWDHGGPTDLANGVLLCRHHHTTIHHKGWQVRMGTHGHPEYTPPEWSDPQRRVLRS